One genomic region from Quercus robur chromosome 4, dhQueRobu3.1, whole genome shotgun sequence encodes:
- the LOC126722153 gene encoding uncharacterized protein LOC126722153 yields the protein MTRMFESQLGKSIEVYINDMVVKSKVVSERVTDLGSIFEILRKHKLHLNASKCSFGVGSGKFLRYMVTHRGIEVNPDQIKSINSLRPPRNPKEVQKLIGMAATLNRFISRSADRCKPFFLLMKRWKGFEWTEECALAFQQLKEYLSRPPIMSSPKVDEILFADIVMAPYTVSLVLLRVDNGIQQPIYYLPLKAILRSADYTGRIAKWSMILGAFDTKYMPRTFVKGQVLANLVDEFAEPSLEEVTEAQHMDGKSVGMISQQGPLSWKVYVDGAANQKESGVGIVLISPKKITIEKSLRLGFSTTNNKFEYKALLMGMTRVLKMGRKAIEMFSDSRLVIGQVKGEFEAKDKRMQKYLSQVRHLWSRFESFNLLHVPRSGNTHADSLATLATSSAQGLPQVIFVEDLYKPAGVEKGMIHVHQVRVGPSWMDPIISFLKDDILLEEKSEIVKMRRKVPQFWLFKDQKLYRRSFSGPYLLCIHPEAT from the exons ATGACAAGAATGTTTGAATCCCAGTTGGGCAAAAGCATTGAGGTCTACATAAacgacatggtggtgaagagtaaggtAGTGTCCGAGCGCGTTACAGACCTCGGAAGCATCTTTGAAATCCTGAGGAAACATAAGTTGCACTTAAACgcttccaagtgttcatttggtGTCGGATCAGGCAAGTTCCTGAGATACATGGTGACTCACCGGGGCATTGAGGTCAACCCCGATCAAATCAAATCCATTAACAGTTTACGACCACCCcgaaatcccaaagaggtccagaagcttaTCGGAATGGCTGCCACCCTAAATCGATTTATTTCTCGGTCGGCGGATAGGTGCAAACCTTTCTTCCTCTTGATGAAAAggtggaaaggatttgaatggactgaAGAGTGTGCGTTGGCtttccaacaacttaaagaatatTTATCAcggccacctatcatgtctagtcctAAGGTGGATGAGATCCTGTTCGCAGACATCGTCATGGCCCCTTACACTGTAAGTTTGGTTTTGCTACGAGTTGACAATGGCATACAACAGCCAATTTACTAT CTCCCACTCAAAGCTATACTTCGGAGTGCTGATTACACagggaggattgctaaatggagCATgatcctaggggcttttgataccaagtacatgcctcgtaccTTTGTCAAGGGCCAAGTCCTCGCAAACCTGGTGGACGAGTTCGCTGAACCCTCATTGGAAGAAGTGACAGAAGCACAACACATGGATGGAAAGTCGGTTGGCATGATCTCCCAACAGGGCCCGCTATCCTGGAAAGTATATGTTGATGGCGCAGCAAACCAAAAGGAGTCTGGGGTGGGAATAGTATTAATATCCCCCAAGAAGATCACTATTGAGAAATCGCTAAGACTAGGATTCTCGACCACAAATAACAAGTTTGAATATAAGGCCCTGCTAATGGGAATGACTAGGGTTCTAAAAATGGGCAGGAAGGCGATAGagatgttctcggactcaagatTAGTCATTGGCCAAGTAAAAGGAGAATTTGAGGCAAAGGACAAAAGAATGCAGAAGTACTTAAGTCAGGTGAGGCACCTATGGTCAAGATTCGAATCTTTTAACTTGTTGCACGTCCCCAGAAGTGGAAACACCCATGCTGATTCCCTGGCCACGCTTGCTACCTCCTCGGCACAAGGTCTTCCTCAGGTCATCTTTGTGGAAGATTTGTACAAACCAGCAGGGGTGGAGAAAGGAATGATCCATGTTCACCAGGTAAGGGTagggcctagctggatggaccctataATATCATTCTTGAAGGATGACATCCTGCTTGaggaaaaatcagaaatagTAAAGATGCGTAGGAAGGTTCCTCAGTTTTGGTTGTTCAAGGACCAAAAGCTATACAGACGCTCGTTTTCTGGGCCCTACTTGCTATGCATACACCCTGAAGCAACATAA
- the LOC126722154 gene encoding uncharacterized protein LOC126722154: MSVARLPTESNDPKPKKARVEIRPVLGFSDEDKIGTIQPHNNALVVTLRIGAYNVKRVLVDQGSVVEVMYPDLYKGLRLKPKDLTAYNSPLISFEEKTVIPKGQIRLPIQTGSEVVEVNFIVVDAYSPYTAIVVRPWLHALKAVSSTLH; this comes from the coding sequence ATGTCCGTAGCTCGGCTTCCCACCGAGAGCAATGATCCGAAGCCCAAAAAAGCCAGAGTGGAAATCCGACCAGTCTTGGGCTTCTCGGACGAGGACAAAATCGGAACCATTCAACCCCACAACAATGCTCTAGTGGTCACACTCAGGATAGGAGCGTACAATGTAAAAAGAGTGTTGGTAGACCAAGGTAGCGTTGTCGAGGTCATGTACCCTGACCTGTACAAGGGGTTAAGATTAAAACCCAAGGACCTGACAGCCTACAATTCCCCTCTGATTAGTTTTGAGGAGAAGACTGTTATTCCAAAGGGTCAAATCagactacccatacagactggttcggaagtggtggaggtaaaCTTCATCGTGGTGGATGCCTATTCtccctacacagctattgtggtTAGGCCCTGGCTCCATGCTCTAAAAGCCGTTTCATCCACCCTGCACTAG
- the LOC126722158 gene encoding uncharacterized protein LOC126722158 — MGKTLDQISKSPFARRIERAELPRRFTQLAFTMYSGKTNLIEHVSHFNQRMVVHSRDETLMCKVFPSSLGPVVMRWFDSLKAGSINSFKKLTQAFGSRFITCSRVPRPLSSLLSLSMREGKTLKTYSNEYWEIYNEMDGNFEDVAISTFKSGLPTEHGLRKSLIGKPVTNLRQLMDRIDKYKKVEEYQQMGKGKDKVIPRERRDFRSNRYNNSQPWRDLVVSQDLPTLRQLMQCFENLCTRFWRRLRMNRSSNGQTRWLGTP, encoded by the coding sequence ATGGGCAAGACGTTGGATCAAATCTCTAAGTCGCCTTTCGCGCGAAGAATTGAGCGAGCAGAACTCCCCCGGCGATTCACTCAACTCGCGTTTACCATGTATAGTGGCAAGACAAACCTCATAGAGCATGTGAGCCACTTCAATCAGAGAATGGTCGTCCATTCCAGAGACGAAACCCTGATGTGCAAGGTCTTCCCATCCAGCCTAGGACCCGTAgtaatgagatggtttgatagCTTGAAAGCCGGTTCCATAAACTCCTTTAAGAAGCTCACCCAGGCATTTGGTTCTCGCTTCATCACCTGTAgtagagtccctcgacccctaTCTTCCCTACTATCCTTGAGTATGAGAGAGGGAAAGACCCTAAAAACATACTCGAACGAATATTGGGAGATATACAATGAGATGGATGGTAACTTTGAAGACGTAGCCATCAGTACCTTCAAGAGCGGCCTCCcaaccgagcatggcttaaggaagtCCCTAATAGGAAAACCTGTCACTAATCTACGCCAACTTATGGACCGTATTGACAAGTATAAGAAGGTTGAGGAATACCAGCAAATGGGTAAAGGAAAGGATAAGGTTATCCCTCGGGaaaggagggatttcaggtcgaaCCGATACAATAATAGCCAGCCATGGAGAGATTTGGTGGTCAGTCAGGACCTACCAACACTCAGGCAGTTAATGCAGTGTTTCGAGAACCTGTGCACTAGGTTCTGGAGAAGGTTAAGAATGAAccgttcttcaaatggccaaacaagatggctgGGAACCCCCTGA
- the LOC126722923 gene encoding glucomannan 4-beta-mannosyltransferase 9-like → MERLSTTTMLPDTFQGTRDDIAGQIGLIWQQTKAPLIVPLLKLLLVVCLVMSLMLFMERVYMGIVIVFIKLFGRKPEKSYKCESMRDDLELGHSAYPMVLVQIPMFNEKEVYQLSIGAACGLSWPSDRIIIQVLDDSTDPAIKELVELECQRWASKGINIKYEIRDNRNGYKAGALKEGMKHSYVKLCDYVAIFDADFQPEPDFLWRTIPFLVHNPEIALVQARWKFVNADECLMTRMQEMSLDYHFTVEQEVGSATYNFFGFNGTAGVWRISAINEAGGWKDRTTVEDMDLAVRASLKGWKFVYVGDIKVKNELPSTFKAFRYQQHRWSCGPANLFRKMAMEILRNKRVSLWKKLYVIYSFFFVRKVIAHTVTFFFYCVVLPATVLVPEVEVPKWGSVYIPSIITLLNAVGTPRSFHLLMFWILFENVMSLHRTKATLIGLLEAGRVNEWVVTEKLGDALKMKSGAKAPRKPRFRAGERLHLLELGVGAYLFFCGCYDLNFGKNRYFIYLFLQSFAFFIAGVGYVGTFVPNS, encoded by the exons ATGGAGAGGCTCTCAACCACGACCATGCTCCCCGACACGTTCCAAGGTACTCGTGATGACATTGCAGGACAAATTGGATTGATTTGGCAACAAACCAAAGCACCATTGATTGTGCCACTGTTGAAATTGCTGCTGGTTGTGTGCTTGGTCATGTCATTAATGCTTTTCATGGAGCGAGTGTACATGGGCATTGTCATAGTTTTTATCAAGTTGTTTGGTCGAAAGCCAGAGAAGAGTTACAAATGCGAGTCTATGAGGGACGATTTGGAGCTTGGTCATTCAGCTTACCCCATGGTTCTAGTGCAAATCCCCATGTTCAACGAGAAAGAG GTGTATCAGCTATCCATTGGAGCTGCATGTGGGCTTTCATGGCCGTCTGATCGGATAATAATTCAAGTTCTTGATGATTCAACTGACCCAGCTATCAAG GAACTGGTGGAACTAGAATGCCAAAGATGGGCAAGCAAAGGCATAAACATAAAGTACGAGATCAGAGACAACAGGAATGGGTACAAAGCAGGTGCTCTCAAAGAAGGCATGAAACACAGCTACGTCAAACTGTGTGACTATGTGGCAATCTTTGATGCTGATTTCCAACCTGAGCCTGATTTTCTATGGCGCACCATACCTTTTCTTGTTCACAACCCTGAAATTGCTCTTGTTCAAGCTCGCTGGAAATTTG TTAATGCTGACGAATGCTTAATGACAAGGATGCAAGAGATGTCACTGGATTACCATTTCACAGTGGAGCAAGAAGTGGGATCTGCAACTTACAACTTCTTTGGTTTCAATG GGACAGCCGGTGTATGGAGAATTTCAGCAATCAATGAGGCTGGAGGATGGAAGGACCGCACCACAGTGGAGGATATGGATTTGGCAGTCAGAGCAAGTCTCAAAGGCTGGAAATTTGTATATGTTGGTGACATCAAG gTGAAAAATGAATTACCTAGTACTTTCAAAGCCTTCCGTTATCAGCAGCACCGATGGTCTTGTGGCCCTGCTAATCTCTTCCGAAAAATGGCCATGGAGATTTTGAGAAACAAG AGAGTCTCACTGTGGAAGAAGTTATACGTGATCTACAGCTTTTTCTTTGTTCGGAAGGTCATTGCCCATACTgtcacatttttcttttactgTGTTGTTTTGCCAGCAACAGTCTTGGTTCCTGAGGTGGAAGTTCCCAAGTGGGGTTCTGTGTACATCCCATCTATAATTACTCTCCTCAATGCAGTTGGAACTCCAAG ATCGTTCCACCTATTGATGTTCTGGATCCTTTTTGAGAATGTCATGTCTTTGCATCGAACTAAGGCAACACTTATAGGTCTGCTTGAGGCAGGGAGAGTAAATGAATGGGTTGTCACTGAGAAATTGGGAGATGCTCTCAAGATGAAATCAGGTGCAAAAGCTCCCAGGAAACCTAGATTCAGGGCTGGAGAAAG GCTCCATCTACTAGAGCTCGGTGTTGGGGCCTATCTCTTCTTCTGCGGGTGCTATGATCTCAACTTTGGAAAGAACCGTTATTTCATATACCTCTTTCTCCAGTCCTTTGCCTTCTTCATTGCAGGGGTTGGTTATGTTGGTACCTTTGTCCCCAACTCTTAA